In Aeromicrobium sp. A1-2, the DNA window GGATCGACCGCGTTGACGACGCCGTCTCCGATCACGATGTCACCTGAGGTCTGCTCCTCGAGCCCGGCGAGTGTGCGCAGCAACAGGCTCTTGCCGGCACCCGACGGTCCTGTGATCGCGAGCGTCTCGCCGGACGGCACCGTCAGGCTGACGTCGTCCAGCAGTGGGCGCTCGCGCCCCCCGGACGTCGTGAGGTTGCGGACTTCGATCGAGGTCATCGGTACGACCTTCCGAGGAGGTGGCTGATCCTGCGCGGGAACACGAGGAGAAGGAGCAGGGCGGGCAGGACCCAGAGCAGACCGGCTGCCGCGACCGCTGAGCTGGGGCTGTCGAGCTCACCACTCGCGAGCATCAGGGTGGCGGGGAACGGGCGGGACCCATCATCGACGGACAGCGCCGCACCCAGCACGAAGTCGTTGCACCCGGCCACGAAGACCAGCAACGTCACGACGAGCATGCCGGGGGCGACGTTGGGCAGCACGAACCGGCGCAGGGACTGGCGTCGCGTCGCGCCGTCGGCCCGCACCGCATCGCGCAGCGACCACGGCACGTCGCGGAACACCGTGACGCACAGCCAGATCGCCAGCGGCAGGGTGACCGCCAGAGCGGGCGGCACCAGCGCCAGACGAGAGCCGAACCGATCGAGCTGGATCAGCTGGTCCGCCATTGGCCCGACCAGAGCCACCAGCGGCAGCAGCAGCGCGGCGAGGACCAGGCCGTATGCGGTGCGACGCCCACGCACCGGCAGGCGTACCAGCGCGTATGCCGCCATGATCGCGAGAGGCATGGCCACGACCGTCGCGATGCCGGCGACCAAGACCGACGTACCGGCGGCCTGTCGCAGGACCTCGGAGTGGATGGCACCGTCGAAGGCGCCCCAGGAGACGTCCTGGGGCCAGACGCTGCGTGCCGTCTCGCCCGCCGGAGCCGTCGCCACGGTGAACGTCCACAGCAACGGGATCACGGTGAACGCGACAAAGACCTCGACGCCGACGATCGACCAGATCGAGACGGCACGTCGGGTGTCGGCGAACAGGATGCCGGCAGCGCTGGTCGCCATCAGGACGACCGCCACGGCGATCCAGATCCACAGGTCGGGCCTGGCGACGCGGATGATGCCGTAGTTGGCGACTGCGAAGCCCAGGAGGAACGCGGTGCCGGAGGCCCAGAGCCTCGACCGCACGGAGGGAGTCACACGACCCTCCTGACCCTGAGCAGCTGGACCATCAGCAGGCCCAGCAGTCCGGCAATCACGAGCAGCACGATCGACATCGCGGCACCAAGACCGAGCTCGAAGGACGAGAACGTGGTGTCCCACACGATCAGCGGAGCCGTACGGACTGAGGCCCCCGACTCATCGGCCAGCAGCGGACCCTCGAGGATCCGAAACGTGTCAAGACTGCGGTACGTCGCGGCGACCGCGATCGCCGGACCCATCGCGGGCAGGACGACGCGGCGGAACCGCTGCCACCCGGTCGCCCCGTCGGCGACGGCGGAGGCCATCAACGAGGTGGGGACCCGCAGCAAACCGGCAAGCAGGATCACGGTGGTGATGCCCGTCCCGCGCCAGATCTCACCGATGGTCACGCCGACGAGCGAGCCGAACGGACCGACCTCGCCGAGCCGGAACCACTCCGACGCGAATCCGGTCGTCACAGCGTCCCGCCACACGACTGTCGACACGACGGCCAGCAGTGCGAACGGCACCAGCACGAGGATCCGGGTGACCGGCCACAGGATGGTCAGCCGTCGCAGGGCTGCCGCGAAGGCCAGCCCGATCAGCAGCTGGAGCACAACTGCCACGAGCACGATGACGAGTGTCGCGGACACCGCTAGCCACCACGTGCGGCTGCTGAGGATGTCGAGGTAGTTGTCCAGGCCCGCGAACGTGCGGTCCTCGGGATTCGTCAGGGAGTAGGAGGACAACGAGAGCCACACGCCGCGCCCGACGGGCCAAGCGGTGACTGCCAGCAGGACGAGTACCGCTGGCGCCAGCCAGCGCCAGCCCCTCATGGGAGCTCCCCGGCGATCGCGGCGCGGACGGCCCGCTGGGACTCGTCGAGGGTCGACTCAGGCACGAAGTCGGCCAGCGGTCGCCATGTGTCGTTGATCGCCGACTGGGCGGCGTGCCAGTACGGCGTCACCGGGACGGCCGCACCGGTCTGCACGGCGGCCTTCGTCACCTCGGCCATGGGATAGGAGTCGGCGACGCCCGGGATGTCGTAGGCGGTCAGGCGACTCGCGCTGTGTCCCGTGTCGACCATCAGGGTCCGCAGGGACGTCGGAGAGGTCAGGCAGTTGATCGCGGCGTAGGACATCTCGGTGCGCGGTGCGTACAACGGCACCGCCAGGCCCACGCCGGACAACGGGGCGACGCTGGTCTCGCCGACCACTGGGTAGGCGGTCCAGCCCATGTCGACCGCCACGGCGGCGAGCGCCGGGTCGGTGATGATCGAGCTGGAGGCGATCAGGAATCCGCCACCGGGTGCCGCGAACGACGCAAGCGCCTCGCGCGACGGGCCGGGGCCTCGTCCGGAGTCCAAGTACAGGCTCGCGACCGAGGCTGCGGCGCGACCGGCCTCGGAGTCGAGACCGACCTTGGGGTCGCGGCCGGTGCCTCGAACCAGGTCGCCGTCGCCACCCACGATCAACGCATTGACCCATTCAGCCAGCCCGCTGCCGTCACGATCGTTGATCTGGATCGTCACGTCGAGCCGCTCGGCGCCGGCGACCAGGTCTTCCCAGCTGATCGGCTTGGAGGTGTCCAGGCCCGCGCGCTCGGCGACGTTGCCACGGAACCACAGGAGCTGCGGATCAAACCACCACGGAGCGACGGCGAGCTGCCCGTCGTACGTCGCCGCCGTCAGGGCGGCCGGAAGGACGTCCTTGCCGAACTCGGGGGCCAGCTCCTCGGGCACAGGAGCCAGGAACCGTGCTGCCGAGAACTCCGCCGTGAAGGCCGAGTCCAGGCTCAGCAGGTCGATCGAGGTGTCCTTGGCGGTGAGGCGCCGCACCAGCATCGCGTGCCGCGCATCCACGTCGGCCGGCATCTGCTCGAGCTGGATCTTGTACGCGCCGCCGGCCGCGGTCGTGCAGGCCTGTGCCAACGCGCCGGCACCGACCCGGTCGGGGCCGACGTACCACGTGAGCGTCGGCGGCCCTGCGTCCTTGGCACCGGCCGAGCCACACGCCGCGAGCGCGCAGAGCAGGAGCGCTGCGGCCGCGCGTGCACAAACCCTCCCTGGTGCGCTCACGGGCGCAACTTTGCCACAGAGCAGGGGTTGGCTTGGCCTCAATCGAGCGAGTCTCGGCGATGCCGCGGGAGGGGAGCCCCGCCCGACCCGCGGCCGCGCCGGATCGACGTCGCCCTACAGCGAGACGTCCTCGAGCATTTCGGTGACCAGAGCGGCAACCGGCGAGCGCTCTGAGCGGGTCAAGGTGACGTGGGCGAACAGCGGATGGCCCTTGAGCTTCTCGACCACCGCGACGACCCCGTCGTGCCGTCCGACCCGCAGATTGTCACGCTGGGCGACATCGTGAGTAAGGACGACCTTGGAGTTCGAACCGATCCGCGAGAGCACGGTCAGGAGCACATTGCGCTCGAGGGACTGCGCCTCGTCGACGATGACGAAGGAGTCGTGCAGCGAGCGACCTCGGATGTGCGTGAGTGGCAGCACCTCAAGCATGCCGCGGTCGAGGATCTCCTCGATCACGGCTGGAGAGGCGACTGCTCCGAGCGTGTCGAAGACCGCCTGGCCCCACGGACCCATCTTCTCGGACTCGCTGCCCGGCAGGTAGCCGAGTTCCTGGCCGCCCACGGCGTACAGCGGGCGGAAGATCACGACCTTCTTGTGTTGGCCGCGCTCCATGGTCGCCTCGAGCCCCGCGCACAGCGCCAGCGCCGATTTGCCCGTGCCGGCCCGACCGCCGAGCGACACGATGCCGATGTCGGGGTCGAGCAGCAGGTCGAGCGCAACACGCTGCTCGGCCGAGCGGCCGTGGATGCCGAAGGCGTCCCTGTCTCCGCGGACGAGCTGCACGTCCTTGTCGGCCGTGACGCGGCCCAGCGCGCTGCCCTTCTCGGAGACCAGCACGAGGCCCGTGTGGCAGGGGAGCTCGCGCGCCTCGGCCAGGTCGAGCGTGCCGCTCTCGTAGAGCAGGTCCAGGTCGAAGCTCTCGATCTCAAGCTCACGCATGCCGGTCCAGCCGGACTCCAGCGCGAGCTCGGCGCGATACTCCTGGGCGACCAGACCCACGGCGGAAGCCTTGACTCGCATCGGCAGGTCCTTGGAGACGATCGTGACGTCGAGACCCTCGTTGGCCAGGCTGCGAGCGACCGAGAGGATCCGCGTGTCGTTGTCGCCGAGTCGGAATCCCGACGGCAGCGACGAGGGGTCGGTGTGGTTGAGCTCGACCCGGATCGTGCCGCCCTCCTCACCGATCGGCAGCGGGACATCGAGGGTGCCGTGCTTGACCCGGAGGTCGTCGAGGAATCGCAAGGCGCTGCGGGCGAAGTAGCCGAGCTCGGGATCGTGCCGTTTGCGCTCGAGCTCGGTGATCACGACGACCGGGATCACGACCTCGTGCTCGTGGAATCGATTGACCGCGTTGGGATCCGCCAGCAGGACACTGGTGTCCAGGACATACGTCCGGCGGGCTGAGCTCGGGCTCTTCGTGGTGCGTGATGCGGCCACAGCTGTCTCCTCAACGAGCCCGCGCGCACCCTGCGCCGGCCCTACTCGGGGGCGGGAATTCGGGGCTCAGGGGCGAGCATCAACACACATCGAACGTACGACTGCCCGAGACGCATTCCGGGACGACACGCTGGACAACGTGTCACGGCTGCGTGAACAGTCAGAGTCGCAAGCCATCCCTCGCGAAAAGCGCAAACACGCACTTTTATCTCGCATTGCAGAGAATTGTCTCTTGTTATCGAACGTATGTTCGAGTAAGGTGGAGGCATGAATCCGGAGCCCACGATCGACGCGATGCGGACCGCCGCTCAGGCGCTGCGCACGGGTGATGCGAGGGACCGGGCTCGGGCGATCCAGGTGGCGCAGGACGCCCTTGATGCTGCCAAGGCGGTCGCTCTGGCCGAGATCGACGCGTCGAAGGACTACGAGATCGACGGTGCCTCGACGTTGAATGCGTGGGTCCGCAACCAGTTGCGGCTCAACTCGGGTCAGGCCACCTCGCTGGTCAAGAACGTTGTTGCTCTGCGGGATCTGCCGCTGATGGCCGGCGCAGCTATGTCGGGGCAGATCAGCGCCGCCCACGTACGGGTCTTCGTCTACGGGTTGGCGCATGTGGGGTTGGAGCCGATGCGCCAGTTCGAGGACGTGTTCGTCGACGTCGCCTCCCATCATGAGCCGGCTGAACTGTTCGAGACGGTCAAGCATTTGAAGGACACGATCCATCCCGAGGATCTGGACGATGCGTGGGAGCGGGGCATGGACAAGGAAGACATCGCCGTCGACGCTTTGCCCGACGGCTGGCACGTGACTGGTTTCCTCAACACCGTGACTGGGGCCAAGCTCAAGAAGGTCCTGGACTCCGTGTCGGCACCGCACGATGCCGAGGACACCCGCACCGGTGCGCAGCGTCGGGTCCAAGGTCTGGATGACCTGTTGACCGACATCCTGGGCGACGGGCTCCCCGCCGACAAGGGCGTCAAACCGCACCTGTCGGTGTTCGTGGACGCCGACACCTTGGAAGCGGCTGCTTCGCATGTGAAGGCCACGACCGAGAACCCACACCTGATCCCGACCACATGCCGCCAACACGGCCGGCGAAGCTCGCCGGCCACGGTGCGATCGGACCAAACCTGTTGATGTACTTCTTGTGTGTCAGTGACTTCACCGCATTCCTGATGAAGGACGGCGGCAGCGACCGGCAGGCGCAGATCCTCAACGCCGGGACCGCGAAGTACCAACCGAACCTGCTGCAACGCAGGTCGGTCATCGCCCGCCAGCACGGTGTGTGCGCGACGCCGGGCTGCCACCACACCCACCTGGAGATCCATCACAGCATCTGGTGGTCGTTGGGCGGACCGACAGACCTCGACCTCCTGGTCGGACTCTGCACCAGATGCCATCATCTGCTGCATCGTGGTCGTTTGCAGATCACCGGCAACGCCGTCACCGGATTCACCTTCACCACCAAAGCCGGCCGCACCCTGCGCCGACGCCGACGACGAGCCAACTACCGCCAAGCCGCCTGACCACACGCCCGGCGGCCCGCCGGCACGCCCGAACCGACACCAGGGACACACCAAGCTTGGCAGCGCTCGTCCGCGTTCAAGTCAGAAGGATGAGATCGCCCACACCAAAGGCCAGCTCGAGAGGCCTCGCATTTGGTCCGATCCAGCCAGGCCGAAGTAACTAGGCCCGATGCATGGGTACCTGGCGACGCATAGCCTGCGCCATGACGAGGAATGCGCCACCGAGTCCGATCAGGCCGACGCCCAGGATGAGCGGG includes these proteins:
- a CDS encoding carbohydrate ABC transporter permease — encoded protein: MTPSVRSRLWASGTAFLLGFAVANYGIIRVARPDLWIWIAVAVVLMATSAAGILFADTRRAVSIWSIVGVEVFVAFTVIPLLWTFTVATAPAGETARSVWPQDVSWGAFDGAIHSEVLRQAAGTSVLVAGIATVVAMPLAIMAAYALVRLPVRGRRTAYGLVLAALLLPLVALVGPMADQLIQLDRFGSRLALVPPALAVTLPLAIWLCVTVFRDVPWSLRDAVRADGATRRQSLRRFVLPNVAPGMLVVTLLVFVAGCNDFVLGAALSVDDGSRPFPATLMLASGELDSPSSAVAAAGLLWVLPALLLLLVFPRRISHLLGRSYR
- a CDS encoding carbohydrate ABC transporter permease, whose protein sequence is MRGWRWLAPAVLVLLAVTAWPVGRGVWLSLSSYSLTNPEDRTFAGLDNYLDILSSRTWWLAVSATLVIVLVAVVLQLLIGLAFAAALRRLTILWPVTRILVLVPFALLAVVSTVVWRDAVTTGFASEWFRLGEVGPFGSLVGVTIGEIWRGTGITTVILLAGLLRVPTSLMASAVADGATGWQRFRRVVLPAMGPAIAVAATYRSLDTFRILEGPLLADESGASVRTAPLIVWDTTFSSFELGLGAAMSIVLLVIAGLLGLLMVQLLRVRRVV
- a CDS encoding extracellular solute-binding protein; the encoded protein is MSAPGRVCARAAAALLLCALAACGSAGAKDAGPPTLTWYVGPDRVGAGALAQACTTAAGGAYKIQLEQMPADVDARHAMLVRRLTAKDTSIDLLSLDSAFTAEFSAARFLAPVPEELAPEFGKDVLPAALTAATYDGQLAVAPWWFDPQLLWFRGNVAERAGLDTSKPISWEDLVAGAERLDVTIQINDRDGSGLAEWVNALIVGGDGDLVRGTGRDPKVGLDSEAGRAAASVASLYLDSGRGPGPSREALASFAAPGGGFLIASSSIITDPALAAVAVDMGWTAYPVVGETSVAPLSGVGLAVPLYAPRTEMSYAAINCLTSPTSLRTLMVDTGHSASRLTAYDIPGVADSYPMAEVTKAAVQTGAAVPVTPYWHAAQSAINDTWRPLADFVPESTLDESQRAVRAAIAGELP
- a CDS encoding PhoH family protein, coding for MAASRTTKSPSSARRTYVLDTSVLLADPNAVNRFHEHEVVIPVVVITELERKRHDPELGYFARSALRFLDDLRVKHGTLDVPLPIGEEGGTIRVELNHTDPSSLPSGFRLGDNDTRILSVARSLANEGLDVTIVSKDLPMRVKASAVGLVAQEYRAELALESGWTGMRELEIESFDLDLLYESGTLDLAEARELPCHTGLVLVSEKGSALGRVTADKDVQLVRGDRDAFGIHGRSAEQRVALDLLLDPDIGIVSLGGRAGTGKSALALCAGLEATMERGQHKKVVIFRPLYAVGGQELGYLPGSESEKMGPWGQAVFDTLGAVASPAVIEEILDRGMLEVLPLTHIRGRSLHDSFVIVDEAQSLERNVLLTVLSRIGSNSKVVLTHDVAQRDNLRVGRHDGVVAVVEKLKGHPLFAHVTLTRSERSPVAALVTEMLEDVSL
- a CDS encoding DUF222 domain-containing protein, whose amino-acid sequence is MNPEPTIDAMRTAAQALRTGDARDRARAIQVAQDALDAAKAVALAEIDASKDYEIDGASTLNAWVRNQLRLNSGQATSLVKNVVALRDLPLMAGAAMSGQISAAHVRVFVYGLAHVGLEPMRQFEDVFVDVASHHEPAELFETVKHLKDTIHPEDLDDAWERGMDKEDIAVDALPDGWHVTGFLNTVTGAKLKKVLDSVSAPHDAEDTRTGAQRRVQGLDDLLTDILGDGLPADKGVKPHLSVFVDADTLEAAASHVKATTENPHLIPTTCRQHGRRSSPATVRSDQTC
- a CDS encoding HNH endonuclease, encoding MYFLCVSDFTAFLMKDGGSDRQAQILNAGTAKYQPNLLQRRSVIARQHGVCATPGCHHTHLEIHHSIWWSLGGPTDLDLLVGLCTRCHHLLHRGRLQITGNAVTGFTFTTKAGRTLRRRRRRANYRQAA